In a genomic window of Scheffersomyces stipitis CBS 6054 chromosome 4, complete sequence:
- the DAO2 gene encoding d-amino acid oxidase (go_function oxidoreductase activity~go_process electron transport) encodes MSATTPSKPKVVIVGAGVLGLSTALVLCEKFTHPQLEITVIAEYGPHDLSMNAGLTNYPLYTSPWAGAHFRPFPSKNIQEERESKLTRLTLQKFKELAKSNPESSIEFVQGIEYFEKPDHFYKEIAPGFSNEMDNFSVLPTSSLPEGVEMGVKYDTWVVNSPLYLQFLYRKLRFQYKVNFILTKLTSLRHVNSFVSGSPIIINCSGNGLQYDGGNDLSNFPIRGQTLLINPPSDCKFLHTTITHQSKENLWTFVIPRPLHGGIILGGTKQVDESFTGVRDEDTRALLERGRKLYPELMKENPETGEKYFDIVRINVGLRPARKGGLNLSVESKDVYLDRANHVINNYGAGGMGYELSYGAAIAVYEKLLQLVSSKSAL; translated from the coding sequence ATGTCTGCCACCACACCTTCTAAGCCTAAGGTGGTAATTGTAGGAGCCGGAGTTCTTGGACTCTCTACCGCGTTGGTGCTCTGTGAGAAATTCACGCATCCACAGTTAGAAATAACGGTTATAGCCGAATATGGACCCCATGATTTATCCATGAACGCGGGATTGACTAACTATCCCCTTTACACTTCCCCTTGGGCAGGTGCACATTTCCGTCCATTCCCCAGTAAGAATATCCAGGAAGAACGGGAATCTAAATTGACCAGATTGACATTGCAGaagttcaaggaattggcCAAACTGAATCCTGAAAGCTCCATTGAGTTTGTTCAGGGCATCGAGTATTTCGAGAAGCCTGATCATTTCTATAAGGAAATAGCACCAGGTTTCTCCAATGAAATGGACAATTTCTCAGTATTGCCTACCAGTAGTTTACCAGAAGGAGTAGAGATGGGAGTCAAGTACGATACCTGGGTGGTCAATTCACCATtatatttgcaattcttgtaCAGAAAGCTCAGGTTCCAGTACAAGGTCAACTTCATTCTCACCAAACTAACATCTCTTAGGCATGTTAATAGTTTTGTTTCCGGTAGTCCAATAATCATAAACTGTAGTGGCAATGGTTTGCAGTACGATGGAGGTAACGATCTATCCAATTTTCCTATTCGTGGCCAAACTCTCTTGATCAACCCTCCTTCTGATTGTAAATTCCTTCATACTACCATCACTCATCAGCTGAAGGAAAATCTATGGACATTTGTCATACCTCGTCCCTTACACGGAGGTATTATATTGGGTGGAACCAAGCAGGTCGACGAATCGTTTACTGGGGTACGAGATGAAGATACCAGAGCGTTGCTTGAAAGGGGTCGGAAATTGTATCCTGAGCTCATGAAGGAGAACCCAGAAACAGGAGAGAAATATTTCGATATTGTTAGAATCAATGTCGGGTTACGGCCTGCAAGAAAGGGCGGTTTGAATCTCAGTGTTGAGCTGAAGGACGTGTACTTGGATAGAGCTAACCACGTTATTAACAATTATGGAGCAGGAGGAATGGGCTATGAATTGTCGTATGGAGCTGCAATTGCAGTCTATGAGAAGTTGTTACAATTGGTCTCTTCCAAACTGGCTCTTTAA
- a CDS encoding predicted protein: MAYKDIVPVGTGLIIAAASFGLGVVYAQWPYDLNTLWKHDETGAAFDLSLAHYTLWAQSPNYVHHVLHFVMGLGLIGSFIKLYKPKGDAKYFEYGSLGLLMVAIIIYLTNLRIGVNSCLTGQWGDVDMNTGVNVIAASEAMIVLVLVGVLTLQAGLYYAEWYDEKLREDFFKKEAEAAAAKEEEAKGESTGVDSKKKATKRK; encoded by the coding sequence atgGCTTATAAGGATATTGTACCTGTTGGCACTGGATTAATTATCGCCGCTGCCAGTTTTGGTTTGGGAGTTGTCTACGCACAATGGCCATATGATCTCAACACCTTGTGGAAGCACGATGAGACTGGAGCAGCTTTTGACTTGTCGTTGGCACATTACACGTTATGGGCTCAATCGCCAAACTATGTGCACCATGTTTTGCACTTCGTCATGGGTCTCGGGCTTATTGGATCGTTTatcaagttgtacaagCCCAAGGGAGATGCCAAGTACTTTGAGTATGGTTCCTTGGGATTGCTTATGGTAGCAATCATTATCtacttgaccaacttgaGAATCGGAGTCAACTCGTGTCTTACTGGTCAATGGGGTGACGTGGACATGAATACTGGAGTTAATGTCATTGCTGCATCCGAAGCTATGATTGTTTTGGTCCTTGTAGGTGTCTTGACCTTGCAAGCTGGTTTGTACTATGCTGAGTGGTATGATGAAAAGCTCCGTGaggatttcttcaagaaggaagccgaagctgctgctgctaaggaagaagaagccaaggGTGAATCCACCGGCGTGgattccaagaagaaggcaaccAAGAGAAAGTAG
- a CDS encoding mitochondrial 54S ribosomal protein YmL22 has protein sequence MNRIGGLLRPASFLARPVTPIYAFRALHSTRIMSNNNLFGELTSTKKHELPTEPATTTEAVESTQSVKNPDIENDAELQKYHREEAAKNQLRVDKYVTPLKRELFNQVVKEHGFFKNNSVVTNSSDGKLYQVSLSAQEIDLLEPSVYLSSYRVKSSMKKATQVNRFVRKQTVKNAINQLHFSPKKMAKELEILLKRGLDQARSLDLDEDTMYIDSLWVGSDGNWRKRLDIKGRARHGVIEHPQIHLKVILRSNQTKLRKAWEQQQREQNAKPRMFLNNEPLNFKVRPVYKW, from the coding sequence ATGAACAGAATAGGCGGTTTGTTGAGGCCGGCAAGCTTTTTGGCCAGACCTGTTACGCCCATCTACGCTTTTAGAGCTCTTCACAGCACGAGAATCATGAGCAATAATAATTTATTTGGAGAATTGACTTCGACAAAGAAACATGAGTTACCTACAGAACCTGCAACAACCACTGAAGCAGTAGAGTCTACACAGAGTGTGAAGAATCCTGACATTGAAAACGATGCCGAATTACAGAAGTATCACCGCGAAGAAGCGGCCAAGAACCAGCTTCGTGTAGACAAGTATGTCACACCATTGAAGAGAGAGTTGTTCAACCAGGTAGTTAAAGAACAtggatttttcaagaataacTCGGTAGTCACCAACAGCAGCGATGGAAAATTATACCAAGTCTCGTTATCAGCACAAGAGATCGATTTGTTAGAGCCCTCAGTGTATCTCAGCTCCTACAGAGTCAAGTCgtcgatgaagaaggctaCACAGGTGAATCGTTTCGTAAGAAAACAGACAGTCAAGAATGCCATCAACCAGTTGCATTTCAGTCCTAAGAAAATGGCCAAGGAGTTGGAGATATTATTAAAGCGTGGTTTGGACCAGGCCCGTAGTCTCGATCTCGATGAGGATACCATGTATATCGACAGCTTATGGGTAGGCAGCGACGGAAACTGGAGAAAGAGACTTGATATTAAAGGAAGAGCCAGACATGGAGTTATCGAGCACCCTCAGATCCACCTCAAGGTTATTTTGAGATCGAACCAGACGAAGTTGAGAAAGGCTTGGGAACAACAGCAACGTGAACAGAACGCCAAACCAAGaatgttcttgaacaacgaGCCATTGAACTTCAAGGTCAGACCAGTCTACAAGTGGTAA
- a CDS encoding yippee-like protein has product MGLMCTNYFENYKYDSPKIQIITCKGCSSHLCLSDLIISDKFSGSSGPAYLVDSLINFEFESQFQETEMLTGIYVVSKIRCHQCKSILGWYYKKAYSYRETYKEGKFVIEKEFIKFIDNNSSTNALIENALKNKFRRRYS; this is encoded by the coding sequence ATGGGCTTGATGTGCACAAACTACTTTGAGAACTACAAGTATGACAGCCCCAAGATCCAGATCATAACATGTAAAGGCTGTCTGTCACACTTGTGTCTCTCCGACCTCATTATTCTGGACAAGTTCAGTGGTTCTTCGGGGCCCGCTTACTTGGTGGATCTGCTTatcaattttgaatttgagTCGCAGTTCCAGGAGACTGAGATGCTCACGGGCATCTATGTGGTCTCCAAAATCAGATGCCACCAGTGCAAGAGCATCTTGGGCTGGTACTACAAGAAGGCGTACTCGTATCGTGAAACATACAAGGAAGGCAAATTTGTCATTGAAAAAGAGTTCATCAAGTTTATCGACAACAACCTGCTGACCAATGCGCTTATCGAGAACGCCCTTAAAAACAAATTCAGACGTCGCTACTCT
- a CDS encoding ubiquitin-specific protease (go_function cysteine-type endopeptidase activity; ubiquitin thiolesterase activity~go_process ubiquitin-dependent protein catabolism), translating into MAASLNKSTSSGSKEFNPVLDRYLSHPLTFKPGRQMDANTSTEGKPGNYIILSRKKKTLASGGSIAINGSSSPTSATTSPKSLAKATHKPRSMAEAVAAYTGKKFLTKAEKKQLSRKRKLEEAEEKRQVNQDANTTSSASTSIIKNIFSIYNRTASSQNEDLGENVTSDNDSQYESASEVFEETSNNNTESESPFTGFSESESKSGTPGAEDKNDVDEEEEDEEDDDFNNSSSSSSSSVEDSSRSTTPSEEDEDEDKDLEKLKYDLKTDQLENQKQKDEDYEEEDEDDEEEDLEDEEKSKQQSKESSTPPTSPEEDNDEEKQLQFYDMGEDPSDRGSNHSKRIYKNWRELENKKPVGLLNHGVTCYMNSAIQAMVHIPAIQHYLNAINHNKVSELKPRSVSHVLADLSRRMWALDGTKHVKYVNPKKIIQRLGDINCMMSEWQQEDAHEYFMSLMSRLQEDSTPKGVKMNQSIIYDIFGGLLAQRITCTKCNNVSETKQEFYDLSLGLNKKKLRDHQPIDDSIPSSNRYSIEKSVRDFFSNELIKIDKADSKSGYFCEKCQDRTVAHKISFIDRSPEYLTVHLKRFKFNGNSSSKVKQSISYSDVLDLTRYTVDARHAAKYKLMAVIVHEGRSISSGHYIAHCLQPDGSWATYDDEYINKIDARIALADPSAYVLVYSKLTPKDLKRNGDGIESEAKRRKI; encoded by the coding sequence ATGGCTGCTAGCTTAAACAAGAGTACTAGCAGCGGGTCCAAGGAGTTTAACCCTGTACTCGATAGATATCTTTCGCATCCGCTCACTTTTAAGCCCGGAAGACAGATGGATGCCAACACCAGTACCGAGGGCAAGCCAGGCAATTATATAATTCTCTCGcgcaagaagaagactttggCCAGCGGAGGAAGCATAGCGATTAACGGAAGCAgttctccaacttctgcTACCACTTCCCCGAAGTCTTTAGCGAAAGCTACACACAAGCCGAGGTCTATGGCTGAGGCTGTAGCTGCGTATACTGGTAAGAAGTTTCTTACTAAGGCAGAGAAAAAACAGTTATCAAGAAAGAGGAAGCTAGAAGAGGCGGAAGAAAAACGTCAAGTGAATCAAGATGCTAATACTACTTCATCTGCATCTACATCgatcatcaagaatatttTCAGCATTTATAACCGAACTGCCAGCTCTCAGAATGAGGATTTGGGTGAGAATGTGACGTCCGATAACGATTCACAGTATGAATCGGCTTCTGAAgtgtttgaagaaacaagcAACAATAATACCGAGAGCGAGAGTCCTTTCACAGGTTTCAGTGAGTCTGAGTCCAAGAGCGGAACTCCTGGTGCTGAAGATAAGAAtgatgtagatgaagaagaagaagatgaagaagacgacgattTCAATAATTCCAGTTCCTCTTCTAGTTCATCCGTGGAAGATTCGTCTAGGTCGACTACTccttctgaagaagatgaagacgaggaTAAAGACcttgagaagttgaagtatgACTTAAAAACGGATCAGCTTGAGaatcagaaacagaaagacgaagactatgaagaagaagatgaagacgacgaagaagaagatttggaagatgaagagaagCTGAAACAGCAGTCGAAAGAGTCATCTACACCACCGACTTCACCTGAGGAGGACAACGATGAAGAGAAACAGCTTCAGTTCTACGATATGGGAGAGGACCCTTCTGATCGAGGTTCAAACCACAGCAAGCGTATATACAAGAACTGGCGggagttggaaaacaagaagCCTGTAGGGTTATTGAACCATGGCGTGACTTGTTACATGAACTCAGCCATCCAAGCCATGGTTCACATTCCTGCTATTCAGCATTATCTCAACGCTATCAACCACAACAAGGTCTCGGAGTTGAAGCCTCGTTCAGTGAGCCATGTGTTGGCTGACTTGAGTCGTCGTATGTGGGCTCTAGATGGCACTAAGCATGTCAAGTACGTCAACcccaagaagatcatcCAACGTTTAGGTGATATCAACTGTATGATGAGCGAATGGCAGCAGGAAGATGCCCATGAGTACTTTATGTCGTTGATGTCACGTTTGCAAGAAGACCTGACACCCAAGGGAGTCAAGATGAACCAGTCTATCATATATGACATCTTTGGAGGGTTACTCGCACAGAGAATCACATGTACCAAATGTAACAATGTTTCGGAAACGAAGCAGGAGTTCTACGACTTGCTGTTAGGGCTCaataagaagaaactcAGAGACCACCAGCCTATAGATGACTCAATTCCCAGCTCCAATCGTTATCTGATTGAGAAGTCGGTCCGCGATTTCTTCAGTAAcgaattgatcaagatcGACAAGGCAGACAGCAAACTGGGCTACTTCTGCGAGAAGTGCCAGGACCGTACTGTAGCACATAAGATATCATTTATAGACAGATCGCCAGAGTATTTGACGGTGCATCTCAAGCgtttcaagttcaacgGCAACTCGTCGCTGAAGGTGAAGCAGTCCATCAGCTATAGCGATGTTCTAGACTTGACTCGGTACACTGTGGATGCGCGTCATGCTGCGAAGTACAAGTTGATGGCAGTGATAGTTCACGAGGGTAGATCCATCTCTAGTGGACACTATATTGCTCATTGTCTTCAGCCAGACGGCAGTTGGGCCACGTATGACGACGAGTACATCAACAAGATTGATGCAAGAATAGCTTTGGCCGATCCGTCGGCTTATGTGTTGGTGTATTCGAAGTTGACACCGAAGGATTTAAAGAGAAATGGGGATGGTATTGAAAGTGAggcaaagagaagaaagatataG
- the COP9 gene encoding Mov34/MPN/PAD1 has protein sequence EAIYKLPAANEMLASKRPWKTNPNYFTHTKISALALMKMTIHAQRGGSIEVMGMLTGKITHKTIIVMDVYPLPVEGTETRVNAQAEGYEYMVQYLEANKKIGRHENIVGWYHSHPGYGCWLSGIDVSTQELNQNFQDPYLALVIDPIKTLKQNKVEIGAFRTYSEEYKKKERGGSNDSRSVPKSKRKDFGVHSERYYSLDIDIFNSELDSKIISMLLN, from the exons GAGGCGATCTATAAACTTCCAGCTGCCAACGAAATGTTGGCCAGTAAACGGCCGTGGAAGACGAATCCCAACTATTTCACCCATACCAAGATTCTGGCTCTAGCACTCATGAAAATGACGATCCATGCCCAGCGTGGAGGCTCCATAGAAGTTATGGGTATGCTTACTGGTAAAATCACGCACAAAACAATTATAGTAATGGATGTATATCCACTTCCAGTAGAAGGAACAGAGACGAGAGTCAATGCACAAGCTGAGGGGTACGAATATATGGTTCAGTACTTGGAAGCCAATAAGAAGATAGGCAGACACGAGAATATCGTAGGCTGGTATCATTCTCATCCTGGGTATGGGTGTTGGTTATCTGGAATTGATGTGAGTACTCAGGAGTTGAACCAGAACTTCCAAGATCCGTATTTGGCACTTGTCATTGATCCCATCAAGACGTTGAAGCAGAACAAGGTTGAGATCGGTGCCTTCAGAACTTACTCTGAGGAGTAC aagaagaaagagcgAGGAGGTAGTAATGATTCTAGAAGTGTGCCCAAGTCGAAGAGAAAAGATTTTGGAGTCCATTCCGAACGGTACTATTCGCTAGACAtagacatcttcaacagtGAACTCGACAGCAAGATCATTCTGATGCTCTTGAAT
- a CDS encoding regulator of IMe2 expression, with product MSDSSTNEESVSSSGESVSTDLISKDEDLKNAEQNSATDYNETVGSSKKIHNTAIGELLQPLKESAEDDNDKQDASEPLPRGRPSSCVFVASLCSSRSDDELCVSVTNHFSKWGKLSTVKVLRDTSNRPYAFVQYTNDRDSKLAIRMGHDSELDGRNIRCEAAKVNRTLFISSNELVHENKMSEFLSGFGEIEQILSSNSSGHLVRYKVSKSSKYWYCKFVYREDAIRAFANITESCAYKVDWTQNIEEDVHYGHRDEVSQETQVTFDKFSIFVGQLSAEVSEKDLDSRFSRHGTIADINLIRKGSNSFAFVRFEKESSAAGAVERENHAMFKGKTLHVQYKETHSLTKSVKSKPVGLAFAPPPIHLSRKVENCYRKTSGNNFPPLKPRFNNYSSNNANRGSYQSYRGNYKSHYSNVPNRVRRFTSMNTTPSGSAHGKGETTSERSAWSPEAKGSLEANGSPPTTPVPKQADIHAWRNVYGHQGGSNPDRPDPSNPYHKLARPDMSGGAPPPKNGIPYFYYIPNPEVSNMHGSGFMGAPVSSGNPVGLSPNPKGFYQPYYVPYDTHEYGPAAAAAAAAAYSMQYPMYYQAKENNANDEN from the coding sequence ATGTCTGATTCATCGACTAATGAAGAGTCGGTCTCGTCCAGCGGCGAATCCGTCTCCACTGATCTTATCAGCAAAGACGAAGACCTCAAGAATGCTGAACAGAACCTGGCTACTGATTACAACGAGACTGTGGGCTCTTCCAAAAAGATCCACAACACAGCTATCGGCGAACTATTGCAGCCGTTGAAAGAGTCTGCCGAAGACGACAACGATAAACAAGACGCATCGGAGCCTCTTCCCAGAGGCAGACCATCTTCTTGTGTCTTTGTTGCCAGTTTATGTTCTTCGCGATCTGATGATGAATTGTGTGTCTCCGTCACCAATCACTTTCTGAAGTGGGGCAAGTTGTCCACAGTCAAAGTTCTACGTGATACGTCTAATCGTCCGTATGCGTTTGTTCAGTATACAAACGATCGTGATTCCAAATTGGCTATCAGGATGGGCCACGATTCTGAATTGGATGGAAGAAACATCCGGTGTGAAGCAGCTAAAGTAAACAGAACTTTATTCATAAGTTCAAACGAATTAGTTCATGAGAACAAAATGAGTGAATTTCTCAGTGGGTTTGGTGAGATTGAGCAGATCCTCTCAAGCAACAGCTCAGGACATCTTGTAAGATACAAAGTGAGCAAGTCGTCTAAGTATTGGTACTGTAAATTTGTATATCGTGAAGACGCCATTAGAGCATTTGCCAATATCACGGAGTCTTGTGCCTATAAAGTAGATTGGACCCAGAATATTGAGGAGGATGTTCATTATGGACACAGAGATGAGGTCTCCCAGGAGACGCAAGTAACCTTTGATAAATTCTCCATATTTGTAGGCCAATTGCTGGCTGAAGTCAGCGAAAAAGATCTTGATAGTCGATTTTCACGTCACGGCACTATTGCTGATATCAATCTTATCCGCAAAGGATCCAATCTGTTTGCCTTTGTCAGATTTGAAAAGGAATCCAGTGCAGCAGGAGCCgtagaaagagaaaacCATGCCATGTTTAAAGGAAAGACTTTGCATGTACAATACAAGGAGACTCATTCCTTAACAAAGTCTGTTAAAAGTAAGCCGGTTGGATTGGCATTTGCACCACCTCCTATTCATTTATCACGTAAAGTTGAGAACTGTTACAGAAAAACTTCAGGTAATAACTTTCCTCCGTTGAAACCGAGATTTAATAACTATTCTTCGAATAACGCCAATAGAGGAAGCTATCAACTGTATAGAGGGAACTACAAGCTGCATTATTCTAATGTACCTAATCGTGTGAGAAGATTTACATCTATGAATACCACACCTAGTGGTTCAGCCCATGGAAAAGGAGAAACTACCAGTGAGAGAAGTGCCTGGAGCCCTGAAGCCAAAGGAAGCTTGGAAGCAAATGGATCACCTCCTACTACTCCAGTTCCAAAGCAGGCTGATATCCATGCATGGAGAAATGTATATGGACATCAAGGAGGATCGAACCCAGATAGACCGGACCCAAGTAATCCCTACCATAAATTGGCAAGACCAGATATGAGTGGGGGAGCTCCTCCCCCTAAGAATGGAATTCCTTACTTTTACTATATTCCCAATCCTGAAGTTTCCAACATGCATGGAAGCGGATTCATGGGAGCTCCAGTAAGTTCAGGCAATCCAGTGGGACTAAGTCCCAACCCCAAGGGCTTCTATCAGCCATACTATGTACCATATGATACGCATGAGTACGGGCCAgcggcagcagcagcagcagcagccgCGTATTCGATGCAATATCCAATGTATTATCAGGCGAAAGAAAATAACGCAAATGATGAGAACTAA
- the OYE2.7 gene encoding NADPH dehydrogenase (go_function oxidoreductase activity~go_process electron transport), producing MSSVKISPLKDSEAFQSIKVGNNTLQTKIVYPPTTRFRALEDHTPSDLQLQYYGDRSTFQGTLLITEGTFVSPQASGYEGAPGIWTDKHAKAWKVITDKVHANGSFISTQLWFLGRVADPAVMKTRGLNPVSASATYESDAAKEAAESVSNPVRALTTQEIKDLVYKTYANAAQKAMDAGFDYIEFHAAHGFLLDQFLQPCTNQRTDEYGGSIENRARFVLELIDHLSTIVGADKIGIRISPWATYHNMKAHKDAVHPLTTFSYLVHELQQRADKGLGIAYISVVEPRVSGLDNVDKEDQAGDNEFIGKIWKGVLLKAGNYSYDAPTFTTLKEDIADKRTLVGFSRYFTSNPNLVWKLRDGIDLVPYDRNTFYSDNNYGYNTFSMAPEEVDKEIEIKRLALAIETL from the coding sequence ATGTCTTCCGTTAAAATTTCTCCATTGAAGGATTCTGAAGCATTCCAATCTATCAAAGTTGGTAACAACACTCTTCAAACCAAGATTGTCTATCCCCCAACTACTAGATTCAGAGCTTTGGAAGACCACACTCCTTCTGATTTACAATTGCAGTACTATGGTGACAGATCCACTTTCCAAGGTACTTTGCTTATCACTGAAGGTACTTTTGTCTCTCCTCAGGCTTCAGGTTACGAAGGTGCACCAGGCATTTGGACTGATAAGCATGCCAAAGCATGGAAGGTTATTACTGACAAGGTTCATGCCAACGGATCATTCATTTCAACGCAGTTGTGGTTTTTGGGAAGAGTTGCAGATCCAGCTGTTATGAAGACTCGTGGGTTGAATCCAGTTTCAGCGTCTGCTACTTATGAAAGTGATGCCGCTaaagaagctgctgaaTCTGTCAGTAACCCAGTTAGAGCTTTGACTactcaagaaatcaaggatcTTGTCTACAAGACTTACGCTAATGCTGCTCAGAAGGCCATGGATGCTGGTTTTGACTACATTGAATTCCATGCTGCTCACGGTTTCCTCTTAGATCaatttttgcaaccatGCACTAATCAAAGAACTGATGAATACGGAGGATCTATTGAGAATAGAGCCAGATTCGTTCTTGAGTTGATTGACCACTTGTCTACCATTGTTGGAGCTGACAAGATTGGTATCAGAATCTCTCCATGGGCTACTTACCATAACATGAAGGCTCACAAGGACGCAGTTCACCCATTGACTACTTTCTCGTACTTGGTTCACGAATTGCAACAGAGGGCCGACAAGGGTCTAGGTATTGCTTACATTTCTGTCGTTGAGCCTCGTGTCAGTGGTCTCGATAACGTTgataaagaagatcaagCTGGTGACAACGAATTTATTGGCAAGATTTGGAAAGGTGTTCTCTTAAAGGCCGGTAACTACTCGTACGACGCTCCAACATTTACCACTTTGAAGGAAGACATTGCTGACAAGCGTACATTAGTTGGCTTCTCCAGATATTTTACCTCGAATCCCAACTTGGTTTGGAAATTACGTGATGGAATTGACTTGGTGCCATACGACAGGAACACGTTCTACAGTGACAATAACTATGGTTACAATACCTTTTCTATGGCTCCTGAAGAGGTTGataaagaaatagaaatcaAGAGACTTGCTTTAGCCATTGAAACTTTGTGA